In the genome of Oncorhynchus clarkii lewisi isolate Uvic-CL-2024 chromosome 22, UVic_Ocla_1.0, whole genome shotgun sequence, one region contains:
- the LOC139380155 gene encoding zinc finger protein 804A-like, which yields MACYYIVISSTHLSNGHFRNIKGVFRGPLSKNGNKNLDYAEKERTATMAKALEDLKANFYCDLCDKQYYKHQEFDNHINSYDHAHKQRLKELKQREFARNVASKTRKDARKQERALRRIHELAEQRREVHCAPGSGPKFKSTTVAVEGSFRDSCTDGPSEESNNSTVQETGTHNHTSTGTGLATNIKTQKTLYWPYTGKAKKQTYNRHKIAFSFSFPKKASMKLKSSAAVFCDNTEEGSKECVRRQMLRMPLVELNILDSPTAEEKGLGHGTVEAIDTQPGDLSPNSVSFSELSQRSSDALARSDIPMPPQCSHLCSVLVNSEDMARPYVSSVSQLPAFPGNPDTVLDRPNSEETQRNSPTEAEPETSKLQLDHKIEESVCGEEDSSISSFSSEVVSGSDGPPENGSSSQSSQCPGTAREEQKGEDITVVVKTLSFTKPSQPFFSVLSRDGNTVLQWPTEMLTFTRTEPCLSYSCNPLHFDFRASQQWQSRAKVSVGDSQSNLSVALCISSNSVCAEEPTDVDNKHNNKACSGPNHQSPIRDGREAVKRKDCFICEHHTSGTDTESCSLRLKRHSSSGYSRNSKGRTQSEKRAAGGGKWKSRDRRHYRSHKKKGRRRRRRRGMRGGGEEEEEHHRERETDGGLESNTEKSNKFQRRSECWEGLDSQFRVSTSQQVQRLEKSKQSAEDSGCAAPFAAEDRETERERERERERERERERERETETERERERERERERERERERERKRVVERERVVEREEERRRQETAGRVNGSAGVRRDPVHPSTEQRNTAGHGSKSSQSHNDTPCPEKPPGVVRQNPSRVMTVTAPESLVTVTQKLRMSLSPEMLGEDLCESRALKRKRTASMSLADKEQGLDLQGPCTQCQPAVMVEPSGPVLCTQCQSTVEESNWPDGSMGEEGSAWSCCVSCGGEGRQRKRQRGSSYNPHISDPPVGHNVLISDPPVGHNVLISDSPVGHNDHISDPPVGHNVHMAEPPLDVLSVDRCELNVQSDNLVNTAVEYLEVKGQLASCSALSQPAVEHDSKSMGGSHRLQIQNNVPSVKEECSFSPSQTGPVRDPPNPPEIIGITNEYKNNTVCLPNSSTVSLPIMVHHIGMGNIGQDCITRKSVAVTAQVSPLGVREIIPPSIPQMFHRQKTSLDKSCQHSPQSHPTHQECHSPQHTQIQRFHPGVRVQDERGFMESLRPGSTNVTASPYHNHRPPCFHQHHLSDGMEKHHCLVQIQTHRHLLHHHQQHQMFPGKMKQVLSGSPVAVSTSCPPMLHPVHLSPSPMSPMSPMPTRSITIRHTILHHQHHHRAAFLPAHPQPTLLPHVLPVPVSSLPIGAEMCPSGPYPPPFVTSPPQLSVMAPPSLHHHPMAVTFHAMPRPAMFPSMLQAHPHPTVIPLQSMF from the exons GACTACGCGGAGAAGGAGAGGACGGCGACCATGGCCAAAGCCTTGGAGGACCTGAAGGCCAACTTCTACTGTGATCTGTGTGACAAGCAGTACTACAAGCATCAGGAGTTTGACAACCACATTAACTCTTATGACCATGCTCACAAACAG AGGCTGAAGGAGCTGAAGCAGAGAGAGTTTGCCCGGAACGTGGCCTCTAAGACCAGGAAGGATGCGCGGAAACAGGAGAGAGCACTCCGGAGGATACATGAGCTTGCCGAACAACGCAGAGAGGTCCATTG CGCTCCAGGCAGTGGCCCCAAGTTCAAGTCCACTACGGTGGCAGTGGAGGGCAGTTTCAGAGACAGCTGTACCGATGGACCTTCAGAGGAGTCCAACAACTCCACAGTTCAGGAGACAGGAACCCACAACCACACCAGCACCGGCACTGGCCTGGCCACCAACATCAAGACCCAGAAAACACTATACTGGCCTTACACGGGAAAGGCCAAGAAACAGACTTACAACAGGCACAAAATAGCATTCTCATTCTCCTTCCCAAAGAAAGCATCCATGAAGCTGAAATCTTCGGCCGCCGTATTCTGTGACAACACAGAGGAGGGTTCCAAAGAATGCGTCAGAAGACAGATGCTCAGAATGCCCCTTGTTGAGTTGAACATTCTGGACTCTCCTACTGCAGAGGAAAAGGGACTGGGTCATGGGACTGTGGAGGCTATTGACACTCAGCCTGGTGATCTCAGCCCAAACAGTGTTAGTTTTAGTGAGTTGAGCCAGAGGTCATCAGATGCACTAGCCAGGTCTGACATCCCGATGCCACCACAGTGCTCACATTTGTGTTCTGTGCTAGTTAACTCTGAGGATATGGCCAGACCTTATGTGTCCTCCGTCTCCCAATTACCTGCATTCCCAGGCAACCCAGACACAGTACTAGATAGACCGAACTCTGAGGAAACACAGAGAAACAGCCCAACAGAGGCCGAGCCGGAAACAAGCAAACTCCAACTAGATCATAAAATAGAGGAGAGTGTCTGTGGGGAAGAGGACTCCTCCATTAGCAGTTTCTCTTCTGAGGTCGTCTCCGGTTCTGATGGTCCCCCTGAGAACGGCTCCTCCTCTCAATCCTCTCAGTGTCCTGGGACTgcgagagaggaacagaaaggaGAAGACATTACGGTGGTGGTGAAGACCCTGTCTTTCACCAAGCCCAGCCAGCCCTTCTTCTCTGTGCTCAGCAGAGATGGAAACACTGTTCTCCAGTGGCCTACAGAGATGTTGACCTTCACCAGGACAGAGCCCTGTCTCTCCTACAGCTGCAACCCCCTCCATTTTGACTTTAGGGCCTCACAGCAATGGCAGAGCAGGGCGAAGGTTAGTGTTGGTGACAGTCAGAGTAATTTATCTGTGGCTTTGTGTATCAGCTCAAACTCTGTATGCGCTGAGGAACCAACAGATGTTGACAACAAGCACAACAACAAGGCCTGCTCTGGCCCAAACCATCAGAGCCCTATCAGAGACGGCAGGGAGGCAGTGAAGAGGAAGGATTGTTTCATATGTGAGCACCACACGAGTGGCACAGACACAGAAAGTTGCAGCTTGCGACTTAAGAGACACAGCAGTAGCGGATATAGTAGGAACTCAAAAGGTAGGACTCAATCTGAGAAAAGAGCAGCAGGTGGCGGGAAATGGAAATCCAGAGACAGGCGCCATTATAGGAGCCacaagaagaaggggaggaggaggaggaggaggagggggatgagaggaggcggtgaggaagaagaggagcaccacagagagagggagacagatggagggttGGAGAGCAATACAGAGAAAAGCAACAAATTTCAGAGACGGTCTGAGTGTTGGGAAGGACTTGATAGCCAATTTAGAGTCTCCACTTCACAGCAAGTGCAGCGATTAGAGAAGTCAAAGCAATCGGCTGAGGACAGCGGCTGCGCTGCTCCCTTTGCCGCGGAGgacagggagacggagagagagagggagagggagagagagagggagagggagagagagagggagagggagacggagacggagagagagagggagagggagagagagagggagagagagagagagagggagagggagaggaagcgtGTGGTGGAGAGGGAGCGGGttgtggagagggaggaagagagaagaagacaggaaaCAGCAGGCAGAGTAAACGGCTCAGCGGGCGTCAGGAGAGACCCGGTCCATCCATCAACAGAACAGAGAAACACTGCAGGGCATGGCTCAAAGAGCTCCCAGAGTCACAACGACACCCCTTGCCCTGAGAAACCTCCTGGGGTTGTTAGACAAAACCCAAGCAGAGTGATGACAGTCACGGCACCAGAGAGCTTAGTCACCGTTACCCAAAAACTAAGAATGTCCCTTTCACCAGAGATGCTTGGTGAAGACTTGTGTGAGAGCAGGGCCCTGAAACGGAAAAGGACAGCATCAATGTCTCTGGCTGATAAGGAGCAGGGCCTTGACCTCCAGGGTCCATGCACTCAGTGTCAGCCAGCTGTAATGGTAGAGCCCAGCGGGCCAGTCCTATGTACCCAGTGTCAGTCAACTGTGGAAGAGTCCAATTGGCCAGATGGTTCAATGGGTGAGGAGGGGTCTGCTTGGTCTTGCTGTGTTTCTTGtggtggggaggggagacagaggaagagacagagagggtccAGTTATAATCCTCACATCTCAGACCCTCCTGTAGGTCACAATGTTCTCATCTCAGACCCTCCTGTAGGTCACAATGTTCTCATCTCAGACTCTCCTGTAGGTCACAATGATCACATCTCAGACCCTCCTGTAGGTCACAATGTTCACATGGCAGAACCTCCTCTGGATGTACTGTCTGTTGACAGATGTGAGCTGAACGTCCAGAGTGACAATCTAGTGAATACAGCTGTGGAATATCTTGAGGTTAAAGGTCAACTTGCCAGCTGTAGTGCCTTGAGTCAGCCAGCTGTAGAGCACGACAGTAAGTCAATGGGAGGCTCTCATCGGCTCCAGATTCAGAACAATGTTCCCAGCGTGAAAGAAGAatgttccttctctccctctcaaacTGGACCTGTAAGAGATCCCCCAAATCCCCCAGAAATAATTGGTATTACtaatgaatacaaaaacaatactgTTTGCCTCCCAAACTCTTCCACTGTTTCTCTCCCGATCATGGTACATCATATAGGAATGGGTAACATCGGACAAGATTGTATAACAAGGAAATCGGTGGCAGTGACTGCCCAGGTCAGTCCACTGGGTGTGAGAGAGATCATCCCCCCGTCCATCCCACAGATGTTTCACAGACAGAAAACGAGTCTGGACAAGTCATGTCAGCACAGTCCCCAGAGCCACCCCACCCACCAGGAGTGCCACAGCCCCCAGCATACCCAGATTCAGAGGTTTCATcctggggttagggttcaggACGAGAGAGGGTTCATGGAGAGCCTGAGACCTGGCAGTACTAACGTTACAGCTAGCCCCTACCACAATCACCGACCGCCATGTTTCCATCAGCATCACCTGTCTGACGGCATGGAGAAACACCACTGTCTCGTTCAGATCCAGACCCACAggcacctcctccaccaccatcaGCAACATCAGATGTTCCCTGGAAAGATGAAGCAAGTTCTGTCTGGATCTCCTGTCGCGGTGTCCACCTCCTGTCCTCCCATGCTCCACCCCGTCCACCTGTCTCCATCCCCCATGTCGCCCATGTCCCCCATGCCAACCAGGTCCATCACTATCCGACACACCATTCTCcatcaccaacatcaccaccGTGCAGCCTTCCTCCCTGCTCACCCCCAACCAACTCTCTTACCCCATGTTCTGCCTGTCCCAGTCAGCAGCCTGCCTATTGGGGCAGAAATGTGTCCCTCTGGCCCCTACCCACCTCCCTTTGTGACCTCACCACCGCAACTCTCGGTAATGGCCCCGCCCAGTTTACACCATCACCCAATGGCGGTGACATTCCACGCCATGCCCCGTCCAGCCATGTTCCCCTCCATGCTGCAGGCACACCCACATCCCACTGTCATCCCTCTACAGTCCATGTTTTGA